The following proteins are encoded in a genomic region of Betaproteobacteria bacterium:
- a CDS encoding CTP synthase, which yields MTKFIFVTGGVVSSLGKGIASASLAAILESRGINVTLLKLDPYINVDPGTMSPFQHGEVFVTEDGAETDLDLGHYERFVNAKMTRRNNFTTGQIYESVIKKERHGDYLGGTVQVIPHITDEIKNFVRMGAGDAEVAICEIGGTVGDIESLPFLEAVRQMSIQNGRGNACFIHLTLVPYIPSAGEIKTKPTQHSVKELREIGIQPDILLCRADRMVPDNERRKIALFTNVEEEAVISAVDVDLIYKIPGFLHKQGLDEIVCRKLDITAKPADLSKWEKLIHDCENPLHEANVALVGKYVDLADSYKSLSEALIHAGIHTRTKLNIHYIDSESIEKDGVGCLAKMDAILVPGGFGKRGVEGKIAAIRLARESRIPYLGICLGMQLATIEFARNVGGFADANSTEFDPDTPHPVVALITEWLDRTGRVERRSGESDMGGTMRLGAQSCPVEPGTLAGQIYGTRVNERHRHRYEVNNAYVPALESKGYKVSARTPSENLPEMMELPDHPWFFGCQFHPEFTSTPRAGHPLFSAFIRAAVRYRESDDHVAREPAKIKSIA from the coding sequence ATGACAAAATTTATCTTTGTAACCGGTGGTGTCGTCTCTTCCCTGGGCAAAGGTATCGCTTCCGCGTCTCTCGCCGCAATTCTCGAATCCCGCGGCATCAACGTCACCCTCCTCAAGCTGGACCCCTACATCAACGTCGATCCCGGCACCATGAGTCCTTTCCAGCATGGAGAGGTGTTCGTGACCGAGGACGGCGCCGAGACCGATCTCGACCTCGGGCACTACGAGCGCTTCGTCAACGCGAAGATGACCAGGCGCAACAACTTCACCACGGGTCAGATCTACGAAAGCGTGATCAAGAAGGAGCGCCACGGCGATTACCTCGGCGGCACGGTGCAGGTCATTCCGCACATCACCGACGAAATCAAGAACTTCGTTCGCATGGGAGCGGGCGACGCCGAAGTGGCGATCTGCGAGATCGGCGGCACGGTCGGCGACATCGAGTCGCTGCCATTCCTCGAAGCGGTCCGGCAGATGAGCATCCAGAACGGTCGCGGCAACGCCTGCTTCATCCACCTCACGCTGGTGCCGTACATCCCGTCGGCCGGCGAGATCAAGACCAAGCCGACGCAGCACTCGGTCAAGGAACTGCGCGAGATCGGCATACAGCCCGACATCCTGCTGTGCCGCGCCGACCGCATGGTCCCGGACAACGAGCGCCGCAAGATCGCGCTGTTCACCAATGTCGAGGAAGAGGCCGTGATTTCGGCGGTGGATGTCGATTTGATTTACAAGATTCCCGGTTTCCTGCACAAGCAGGGGCTCGACGAAATCGTCTGCCGCAAGCTGGACATCACGGCAAAACCCGCCGACCTGTCGAAATGGGAAAAGCTGATTCACGACTGCGAGAATCCGCTCCACGAGGCGAACGTCGCGCTGGTCGGCAAATACGTCGACCTCGCCGATTCCTACAAGTCGCTCTCCGAAGCGCTGATCCACGCCGGCATCCATACCCGCACCAAGCTCAACATTCATTACATCGATTCCGAGAGCATCGAGAAGGATGGGGTCGGTTGCCTGGCGAAAATGGACGCCATCCTGGTGCCGGGCGGTTTCGGCAAGCGCGGCGTCGAAGGCAAGATCGCGGCGATTCGCCTCGCGCGCGAGAGCAGGATTCCCTATCTCGGCATCTGCCTCGGCATGCAACTCGCCACCATCGAATTCGCGCGCAACGTGGGCGGCTTCGCGGACGCCAACAGCACGGAATTCGATCCCGATACGCCGCATCCGGTGGTCGCACTGATCACCGAATGGCTGGATCGCACCGGCCGGGTCGAGCGCCGCAGCGGTGAATCCGACATGGGCGGGACCATGCGGCTCGGCGCGCAGTCGTGTCCTGTCGAGCCCGGCACGCTTGCGGGGCAAATCTACGGGACTCGGGTCAACGAGCGGCATCGCCATCGCTACGAAGTCAACAACGCCTACGTGCCCGCACTCGAATCGAAGGGTTACAAGGTTTCCGCGCGCACGCCGAGCGAGAACCTGCCGGAGATGATGGAGCTGCCGGACCATCCCTGGTTCTTCGGTTGCCAGTTCCACCCGGAATTCACCTCCACGCCGCGCGCTGGCCATCCGTTGTTTTCGGCCTTCATCCGCGCCGCCGTGCGCTACCGCGAAAGCGATGATCACGTTGCGCGGGAGCCGGCCAAGATCAAGAGCATCGCCTGA
- the kdsA gene encoding 3-deoxy-8-phosphooctulonate synthase, with product MKLCGFDVGLDHPLFVIAGPCVVESREMAMDTAGKLKEMTAALGIPFIYKSSYDKANRSSGKSFRGLGVDKGLEILADVKKQIGVPVLTDVHAEDEVPAVAAVVDVLQTPAFLCRQTDFIRAVAMSGKPVNIKKGQFLAPGDMKHVVDKAREASGWDNIMVCERGASFGYNNLVSDMRSLAIMRETECPVVFDATHSVQLPGGQGTSSGGQREFVPVLARAAVATGVAGVFMETHPNPEKALSDGPNAWPLHLMKSLLETLKSLDELVKTRGLAESALLAKPAR from the coding sequence ATGAAGCTCTGCGGTTTCGACGTCGGCCTCGATCATCCACTATTCGTGATAGCGGGCCCCTGCGTCGTCGAGTCGCGGGAAATGGCGATGGATACGGCGGGCAAGCTGAAGGAAATGACGGCTGCGCTCGGCATACCGTTCATCTACAAGTCGTCCTACGACAAGGCCAACCGCAGTTCGGGCAAATCATTCCGCGGCCTCGGCGTGGACAAAGGCCTGGAGATTCTTGCCGACGTGAAGAAGCAGATCGGCGTGCCGGTGCTGACCGACGTGCATGCGGAAGACGAGGTGCCGGCGGTAGCGGCGGTGGTCGATGTGCTGCAGACGCCCGCGTTTCTGTGCCGGCAGACCGATTTCATCCGCGCCGTGGCGATGAGCGGCAAGCCGGTGAACATCAAGAAGGGCCAGTTCCTTGCCCCCGGCGACATGAAGCACGTCGTCGACAAGGCGCGCGAGGCGAGCGGATGGGACAACATCATGGTGTGCGAGCGCGGCGCGTCCTTCGGGTACAACAATCTGGTTTCCGACATGCGTTCGCTGGCGATCATGCGAGAGACCGAATGTCCGGTGGTGTTCGATGCCACGCATTCCGTGCAACTGCCGGGCGGGCAAGGCACTTCGAGCGGGGGCCAGCGCGAATTCGTGCCGGTGCTGGCACGCGCCGCGGTGGCAACCGGCGTCGCCGGCGTGTTCATGGAAACGCACCCGAATCCGGAAAAGGCGCTGTCCGACGGTCCGAATGCATGGCCTTTGCACCTGATGAAGTCGCTGCTCGAAACGCTGAAGTCGCTCGATGAACTGGTGAAAACCCGCGGGCTCGCCGAAAGCGCACTGCTGGCAAAACCAGCCCGATAA
- the eno gene encoding phosphopyruvate hydratase, with protein MSSIVDIVAREILDSRGNPTVEADVLLESGVSGRAAVPSGASTGTREAIELRDGDKSRYGGKGVLKAIEHINTEICESIVGLDAVEQCFIDQTLIELDGTENKSRLGANAMLAVSLAVSKAAAEESGLPLYRYLGGAGRMQLPVPMMNVINGGAHANNSLDLQEFMIIPLGSGSFREALRCGAEIFQTLKKLLDKKGLSTTVGDEGGFAPSLPNNEAALKLIIEAIEASGYTPGSQVAIGLDCASSEFFKDGKYDIASEKLMLGAREFTDYLAAWVDKYPIISIEDGMAEGDWEGWKILTDRLGKKVQIVGDDLFVTNTKILSEGIRQGIANSILIKINQIGTLTETIAAIEMAKRAGYTAVVSHRSGETEDTFIADLAVGTNALQIKTGSLSRSDRLAKYNQLLRIEEDLGDSASYAGRDAFYQLHRG; from the coding sequence ATGAGCTCCATTGTTGACATCGTTGCGCGCGAGATTCTCGACTCTCGCGGCAATCCTACCGTCGAAGCCGATGTCCTGCTCGAATCCGGTGTCAGCGGTCGAGCGGCCGTGCCCTCGGGCGCCTCGACCGGCACGCGCGAGGCCATCGAACTGCGCGACGGCGACAAGAGCCGCTATGGTGGCAAGGGGGTGCTCAAGGCGATCGAGCACATCAACACCGAAATCTGCGAATCGATCGTCGGCCTGGATGCGGTGGAGCAGTGCTTCATCGACCAGACCCTGATCGAACTCGACGGCACCGAAAACAAGTCGCGCCTCGGCGCCAACGCCATGCTGGCGGTATCGCTCGCGGTTTCGAAGGCGGCTGCCGAGGAATCGGGCCTGCCGCTGTATCGCTACCTCGGCGGCGCGGGAAGAATGCAGTTGCCGGTGCCGATGATGAACGTCATCAACGGCGGGGCGCATGCGAACAACAGCCTCGACCTGCAGGAATTCATGATCATCCCGCTGGGGTCCGGGAGTTTTCGCGAAGCGCTGCGCTGCGGTGCCGAGATTTTCCAGACGCTGAAAAAACTGCTCGATAAGAAGGGCCTGTCCACCACGGTCGGCGACGAAGGCGGTTTCGCGCCCAGCCTGCCCAACAACGAAGCGGCGTTGAAGCTGATAATCGAAGCGATCGAAGCGTCGGGCTATACACCCGGCTCGCAGGTGGCGATCGGGCTCGACTGCGCCAGCTCGGAATTCTTCAAGGACGGCAAGTACGACATCGCCTCCGAGAAGCTCATGCTCGGCGCGAGAGAGTTCACAGATTATTTGGCGGCGTGGGTGGACAAGTATCCGATCATCAGCATCGAGGACGGCATGGCCGAAGGCGACTGGGAAGGCTGGAAGATTCTCACCGACCGCCTGGGCAAGAAAGTGCAGATCGTCGGCGACGACCTGTTCGTCACCAACACCAAGATCCTGTCCGAAGGCATCCGCCAGGGCATCGCCAATTCGATCCTGATCAAGATCAACCAGATCGGCACGCTGACCGAAACCATCGCGGCGATCGAGATGGCCAAACGCGCGGGCTACACCGCTGTAGTGTCGCACCGCTCGGGCGAAACCGAGGACACTTTCATCGCCGACCTCGCAGTCGGCACGAATGCGCTGCAGATCAAGACCGGGTCGCTGTCGCGCTCCGATCGCCTGGCCAAGTACAACCAGTTGCTGCGCATCGAGGAAGACCTCGGCGATTCGGCGAGTTATGCCGGCCGCGATGCGTTCTACCAGTTGCATCGCGGCTGA
- the ftsB gene encoding cell division protein FtsB has protein sequence MRFLGLVLVLLIALIQNPLWFGKGGWLRVHELDAQVEAQRETNTQLAARNAMLDAEVLDLKQGYDAIEERARSELGMVKQDEVFFQLLQPSRAATAYSPDKR, from the coding sequence ATGCGCTTCCTCGGCCTCGTCCTCGTGCTGTTGATCGCGCTGATCCAGAATCCGCTCTGGTTCGGCAAAGGCGGGTGGCTGCGCGTGCATGAACTCGACGCCCAAGTCGAAGCCCAGCGCGAGACCAACACGCAGCTGGCGGCACGCAACGCGATGCTCGACGCCGAAGTGCTGGACCTGAAGCAGGGTTACGACGCGATCGAGGAACGGGCCCGCTCCGAACTCGGCATGGTCAAGCAGGACGAAGTGTTTTTCCAGCTGCTGCAGCCGTCCCGCGCTGCGACGGCTTATTCCCCCGACAAGCGCTGA
- a CDS encoding DUF190 domain-containing protein: MNGYQITFFTQQDRRHHGKQIGDWLVQLAKQMGLRGATMFTGAEGFGHHRRIHSAHFFDLADQPVEVVMAVSAEESDRLFARLRAEGVQVFYVKSTVEFGTLGESEQ; encoded by the coding sequence ATGAACGGATACCAAATCACGTTTTTCACCCAGCAGGACCGCCGTCACCATGGTAAGCAGATTGGCGACTGGTTGGTGCAATTGGCCAAGCAGATGGGTTTGCGCGGCGCGACGATGTTCACGGGTGCAGAAGGATTCGGCCATCATCGCCGCATTCATTCCGCGCACTTCTTCGATCTTGCCGACCAGCCCGTGGAAGTTGTGATGGCGGTCTCCGCGGAGGAATCCGATCGCCTCTTCGCGCGGTTGCGGGCAGAAGGCGTCCAGGTCTTCTACGTCAAATCGACAGTGGAGTTCGGCACGCTCGGTGAGAGCGAACAATGA